One genomic region from Buteo buteo chromosome 12, bButBut1.hap1.1, whole genome shotgun sequence encodes:
- the GAL3ST4 gene encoding galactose-3-O-sulfotransferase 4, whose product MKLPPACCRLQTLGAALGVCVTIGFTVQLLGGPFQRRAPVAPAGRPPAPCQPRTHLVFLKTHKTGGSSVVNLLHRFGEARGLRFALPHRYQFGYPSPFRAERVKGYRPGGPPFDIICHHMRFNLTEVQKVMPNDSFYFSIVRDPGTLGESAFAYYRAVAPAFRRAPSLAAFLAAPGRFYEAGARGNHYARNLQWFDFGLPAAEDGAAVEAALAGLERAFALVLLAEHFDESLVLLREALCWPEEAVAAFAHNGRPAGDGPRVSPAQAARLRAWNSLDWALYAHLNRSFWRRAEAFGAARLREEVARLRQRRAALAHHCLQGGGPLPARAIPDGRLRPFQPPGRAQILGYALRAGLPPTERERCARLATPELQYKDILDRRQFGGGNASVPPGG is encoded by the exons ATGAAGCTGCCACCTGCCTGCTGCCGGCTCCAGACgctgggggctgccctgggggtcTGCGTCACCATCGGCTTCACGGTGCAGCTCCTGGGGGGGCCCTTCCAGCGCAG GGCCCCTGTGGCCCctgccggccgccccccggcgCCCTGCCAGCCCCGCACCCACCTGGTGTTCCTGAAGACCCACAAGACGGGGGGCAGCAGCGTGGTCAACCTGCTGCACCGCTTTGGGGAAGCGCGGGGGCTGCGCTTCGCCCTGCCCCACCGCTACCAGTTCGGGTACCCCAGCCCCTTCCGGGCCGAGCGGGTCAAGGGGTACCGCCCGGGGGGTCCCCCCTTCGACATCATCTGCCACCACATGCGCTTCAACCTCACTGAG GTGCAGAAGGTGATGCCCAACGACAGCTTCTACTTCTCCATCGTGCGGGACCCAGGCACGTTGGGCGAGTCAGCCTTCGCCTACTACCGGGCTGTGGCGCCGGCCTTCCGGCGGGCCCCCTCGCTGGCCGCCTTCCTGGCCGCCCCGGGGCGCTTCTATGAGGCCGGGGCGCGGGGCAACCACTACGCCCGCAACCTGCAGTGGTTCGACTTCGGGCTGCCGGCGGCAGAGGACGGGGCAGCGGTGGAGGCGGCGCTGGCGGGGCTGGAGCGGGCCTTCgccctggtgctgctggccGAGCACTTCGACGAGTCGCTGGTGCTGCTGCGCGAGGCCCTGTGCTGGCCTGAGGAGGCCGTGGCCGCCTTTGCCCACAACGGCCGCCCCGCTGGGGACGGCCCCCGCGTCTCGCCTGCCCAGGCCGCCCGCCTGCGGGCCTGGAACAGCCTCGACTGGGCGCTCTACGCCCACCTCAACCGCTCCTTCTGGCGCCGGGCCGAGGCCTTCGGGGCTGCCCGCCTACGGGAGGAGGTGGCCCGCCTGCGCCAGCGCCGCGCCGCCCTGGCACACCACTGTCTGCAGGGTGGTGGACCCCTGCCCGCCCGCGCCATCCCCGACGGCCGCCTCCGACCCTTCCAGCCCCCCGGCCGGGCTCAGATCCTGGGGTACGCCCTGAGGGCCGGGCTGCCCCCCACCGAGCGGGAGCGCTGTGCTCGCCTCGCCACCCCCGAGCTGCAGTACAAGGACATCCTCGACCGGCGGCAGTTTGGGGGGGGCAACGCATCCGTCCCGCCCGGggggtag